In Prescottella soli, a genomic segment contains:
- a CDS encoding glycoside hydrolase family 76 protein has protein sequence MQREWSARADAAENAVITRHIRRVWGMPGTAMAVVAWPAVRRERVFVNWHYWWQANLINCTVDAAERNPTAKRRRRLVKLIRGHRFRNISGWTNNYYDDMAWLGMALERAERMQLIGNRKALAALEAELFDAWSPDSGGGIPWRRHSDFFNTPANGPAGVVLARIGRLWRAQAMADWIDDTLRDPETGLIFDGIRRDGTVERNIYTYCQGVVLALETELAVRMGAERHRLRVHRLVDAVDERLAKGGVIRGGGGGDGGLFNGLLARHLALVALRLPGDAPEDVRARRIAAQLVLGSAEAAWENRLQVEELPLFGRDWSLPAQLPGLGGEIASVSGGSVRSSEIAERDLSVQLSGWLLMESAYLVSAAGYPKRR, from the coding sequence ATGCAGCGCGAATGGTCTGCCCGAGCGGATGCCGCCGAGAACGCGGTGATCACTCGGCACATTCGCCGCGTCTGGGGGATGCCCGGCACTGCCATGGCAGTTGTCGCCTGGCCCGCGGTGCGGCGGGAGCGGGTGTTCGTGAACTGGCACTACTGGTGGCAGGCGAATCTCATCAACTGCACCGTGGACGCCGCCGAACGGAACCCGACCGCGAAACGACGCCGACGGCTCGTGAAACTCATTCGCGGCCACCGGTTCCGCAACATCTCGGGCTGGACCAACAACTACTACGACGACATGGCGTGGCTCGGGATGGCGCTCGAGCGGGCCGAACGGATGCAGCTGATCGGTAACCGCAAGGCGCTCGCGGCCCTCGAGGCCGAGCTGTTCGACGCGTGGTCGCCGGACTCGGGCGGCGGCATCCCGTGGCGCAGGCATTCGGACTTCTTCAACACCCCGGCGAACGGTCCGGCGGGCGTCGTGCTGGCGCGGATCGGGCGGCTGTGGCGCGCACAGGCCATGGCGGACTGGATCGACGACACCCTCCGCGACCCGGAGACCGGCCTCATCTTCGACGGCATCCGGCGGGACGGGACCGTCGAACGCAACATCTACACGTACTGCCAGGGCGTGGTGCTCGCGCTCGAGACGGAGCTCGCGGTCCGGATGGGCGCCGAGCGGCACCGCCTGCGGGTGCATCGCCTGGTCGACGCCGTCGACGAGCGGCTCGCGAAGGGCGGCGTCATCCGCGGCGGTGGCGGCGGCGACGGCGGATTGTTCAACGGCCTGCTCGCCCGGCATCTCGCTCTCGTCGCGTTGAGGTTGCCCGGCGACGCCCCGGAGGACGTGCGGGCGCGACGGATCGCGGCGCAACTGGTGCTCGGCTCGGCCGAGGCGGCATGGGAGAACCGGCTGCAGGTCGAGGAGCTGCCGCTGTTCGGGCGGGACTGGAGCCTGCCCGCGCAGCTGCCCGGGCTGGGCGGGGAGATCGCGAGCGTCTCCGGCGGGTCGGTGCGGTCGTCCGAGATCGCGGAGCGCGACCTGTCGGTACAGCTCAGCGGCTGGCTGCTGATGGAGTCCGCCTACCTGGTGTCGGCGGCGGGCTATCCGAAGCGTCGGTGA
- a CDS encoding DedA family protein, whose protein sequence is MTTTLAAGTFGPLESAGPALVWLVVLTFVFFECALIVGLFLPGDSMLVTAGIVMAAHEAGPGHTWALAAGAMGAAVAGNQVGYAIGRRGGHHLVARRNGKYVNTENLHKVNGLLDRHGFWAVLVARWIPWVRTLCPMVAGAAEMDHRRFTIASTIGAVVWAPVLLLVGFYCGSLLERVPWVMPVVLGGMVTALVVGTVLGLRSYRREMARPAQDVLVDEMVD, encoded by the coding sequence TTGACGACGACCCTCGCGGCCGGAACCTTCGGGCCGCTCGAGTCCGCCGGCCCCGCGCTCGTGTGGCTGGTGGTGCTCACCTTCGTCTTCTTCGAGTGCGCGCTGATCGTCGGACTGTTCCTGCCCGGCGACTCGATGCTCGTCACTGCGGGGATCGTCATGGCCGCCCACGAGGCGGGCCCTGGCCACACGTGGGCGCTGGCGGCGGGCGCGATGGGCGCCGCCGTCGCGGGCAACCAGGTGGGGTACGCGATCGGCAGGCGCGGCGGCCACCACCTCGTCGCCCGCCGCAACGGCAAGTACGTCAACACGGAGAACCTCCACAAGGTCAACGGCCTGCTCGATCGACACGGATTCTGGGCAGTCCTGGTGGCGCGCTGGATTCCGTGGGTCCGCACGCTGTGCCCGATGGTCGCAGGGGCCGCGGAGATGGACCACCGCCGCTTCACGATCGCAAGCACCATCGGCGCCGTCGTGTGGGCTCCGGTCCTGCTCCTCGTCGGCTTCTACTGCGGATCACTGCTCGAGCGAGTGCCGTGGGTGATGCCCGTCGTGCTCGGGGGCATGGTGACGGCGTTGGTGGTCGGTACCGTGCTGGGCCTGCGGAGCTATCGCCGCGAGATGGCGAGGCCGGCGCAGGACGTCCTCGTCGACGAGATGGTCGACTGA
- the fbaA gene encoding class II fructose-bisphosphate aldolase, with protein MPIATPEVYAEMLGRAKEHSFAFPAINCTSSETINAAIKGFADAGSDGIIQFSTGGAEFGSGLGVKDMVTGAVALAEFAHVVAAKYDVTIALHTDHCPKDKLDTFVRPLLAISQERVNAGRNPLFQSHMWDGSAVPIDENLAIAQELLKLSKAANIILEVEIGVVGGEEDGVEAEINDKLYTSREDFEKTVDALGVGENGKYLLAATFGNVHGVYKPGNVVLKPEVLKEGQEAATAKLGLAAGSQPFDFVFHGGSGSLKSEIEDSLRYGVVKMNVDTDTQYAFSRPIVGHMFSNYDGVLKVDGEVGNKKVYDPRSYLKKAEAGMTARVIEACNDLKSAGRSVSA; from the coding sequence GTGCCTATCGCAACTCCCGAGGTCTACGCCGAGATGCTCGGTCGGGCCAAGGAGCACTCCTTCGCCTTCCCCGCCATCAACTGCACGTCGTCGGAGACGATCAACGCGGCCATCAAGGGCTTCGCGGACGCCGGCAGCGACGGCATCATCCAGTTCTCGACCGGCGGCGCCGAGTTCGGTTCGGGCCTGGGTGTCAAGGACATGGTGACCGGTGCGGTCGCGCTCGCCGAGTTCGCGCACGTCGTCGCAGCCAAGTACGACGTCACGATCGCGCTGCACACCGACCACTGCCCCAAGGACAAGCTGGACACCTTCGTCCGCCCGCTGCTCGCGATCTCGCAGGAGCGCGTGAACGCCGGCCGGAACCCGCTGTTCCAGTCGCACATGTGGGACGGCTCGGCCGTGCCGATCGACGAGAACCTCGCGATCGCGCAGGAGCTGCTGAAGCTGTCGAAGGCCGCGAACATCATCCTCGAGGTCGAGATCGGCGTCGTCGGCGGTGAAGAGGACGGCGTCGAGGCCGAGATCAACGACAAGCTGTACACGTCGCGCGAGGACTTCGAGAAGACCGTCGACGCGCTCGGTGTCGGCGAGAACGGCAAGTACCTGCTGGCCGCGACGTTCGGCAACGTCCACGGCGTCTACAAGCCGGGCAACGTCGTCCTCAAGCCGGAGGTGCTCAAGGAGGGCCAGGAGGCCGCGACCGCCAAGCTCGGCCTGGCCGCCGGCTCCCAGCCGTTCGACTTCGTCTTCCACGGCGGCTCGGGCTCGCTGAAGTCGGAGATCGAGGACTCGCTGCGCTACGGCGTCGTGAAGATGAACGTCGACACCGACACCCAGTACGCGTTCTCGCGTCCGATCGTCGGCCACATGTTCTCCAACTACGACGGCGTCCTCAAGGTCGACGGCGAGGTCGGCAACAAGAAGGTCTACGACCCGCGCAGCTACCTCAAGAAGGCCGAGGCCGGCATGACCGCTCGCGTCATCGAGGCCTGCAACGACCTCAAGTCCGCGGGCCGCTCGGTCTCCGCTTAG
- a CDS encoding VTT domain-containing protein produces the protein MRVNVLAASESVTTNLALLPGFLDPVNLLNSFGAWVLIGLLVVVFIESGLLFPLLPGDSLLFTAGLIAASKSAEVEPFAPLWVLMVTIPIAAVLGDQVGYFIGVKGGASLFKSNDAKLFKKSYIDESQAFFTKHGPITIFLARFVPIVRTYAPLVAGASKMKYSVFITYNIIGGVVWGAGVTLLGYFLGQIQFIADNIDLIFILIVLVSVIPIIVEVGKRYLASRKSGGTAIADGAETVTTPNDPTV, from the coding sequence GTGCGCGTGAATGTGCTGGCAGCCTCGGAGTCCGTGACCACGAATCTCGCTTTGCTGCCGGGATTCCTCGATCCAGTCAACCTGCTGAACTCGTTCGGCGCGTGGGTGCTGATCGGACTCCTCGTCGTCGTCTTCATCGAGTCGGGTCTGCTGTTCCCGCTCCTTCCGGGCGATTCGCTGCTGTTCACCGCCGGTCTGATCGCGGCGTCCAAGTCCGCGGAGGTCGAGCCCTTCGCCCCGCTGTGGGTGCTGATGGTGACCATCCCGATCGCTGCGGTCCTCGGCGACCAGGTGGGCTACTTCATCGGTGTGAAGGGTGGTGCGTCGCTGTTCAAGTCGAACGACGCCAAGCTCTTCAAGAAGAGCTACATCGACGAATCCCAGGCGTTCTTCACGAAGCACGGCCCCATCACGATCTTCCTGGCCCGCTTCGTACCGATCGTCCGTACGTACGCGCCGCTGGTCGCCGGTGCGTCGAAGATGAAGTACTCCGTCTTCATCACCTACAACATCATCGGCGGCGTCGTGTGGGGTGCCGGCGTGACGCTGCTCGGTTACTTCCTCGGCCAGATCCAGTTCATCGCCGACAACATCGACCTGATCTTCATCCTCATCGTCCTGGTCTCGGTGATCCCGATCATCGTCGAGGTCGGCAAGCGCTACCTCGCCTCGCGTAAGTCGGGCGGGACCGCGATCGCCGACGGCGCCGAGACCGTCACCACGCCGAACGATCCGACCGTTTGA